Genomic segment of Capra hircus breed San Clemente chromosome 13, ASM170441v1, whole genome shotgun sequence:
CTGTCTGACTCTCTCTTTCTCCTGActctctctctgtcctttccCATGCCCTAGGGTGGCAATCCAAGCCTACCTTGTGGATGACAAGCCAGCCGAGGAATCCAGTAGAGCTGCGCAGAGGAAAGCTGGACTCTGGGAAGACACAGGCCACAATCCGACTAATGAGGGTATGAGCATCTCCCACAGGcgcggggccgggggtgggggatggtgacAGCAAACATGCCCTGAGCGCTTCGTGGGTGCCTGTCTGCAGTCTTGCTCTCACAGCAACCCCATGGGCATGCTTATCATCAGCCCTattttacagaagggaaaactgaggtGCATGGAGATAAATGACTTGCGCCAGATCACACAGTTAGAAAATGCAATACCAGGGGTCAAAGCCAGTTAGGCAAAGATTTGCCTTTGTGTTTTAGATTCAGGAAAATGATTGGAATCATATTATTTCACTGCATTAGGAATACAATCTAGTGGcttgttcatttaaaaactccGGGAAATTAACCTTTCATGAAATACAGTGCATCTTGAAGCAAGACTTAGGAGCTTCCTATTAAAACTTTTCACATCAACTGACAGAACTTTTGATCATTCATTTTCTCAAAATCTATTGTTTATTGTGGCTTCTGAACAATGTTTCAAAGTACTTGAAATGAACTAGAAGAAGTGGGGGCATTAGTGTCCATAGCAGAAAGTAACATACCAAATACTATAACTACTACAAAATATTATAGAAGAGTTCCTAACTTCTTCAGGAAGGTTTTTAATAGCTCAGTGAACAATGACTGATAAAGAAATAGGGAGAAATGTATTTGCCTTgaaatcattttttccctttaaccTTCAATTTTGCAAAAATGAGTTATTAGAGGCAGCCCAGTATTCTTAAAGGAGGAACTCATATTTCTGGTGTTATTTTTATCCTGACTTTAGAAGGGTTATGTGTTTTTGTTTGGTATGAAACATGAACCTGGATAACTGGCTCTAAAACCTGTGCTCCTAACCAGTTCCTAATACTCTTATAATCATTCATTTgtttagtcaacaaatatttgagcatctactgtgtccCAGACCCTGTTCTAAGTGTGGGAATTCACCAGTGATGTGGCCTCTGACCTTAGGGAGCTTCCAGTCTACTAAGGGAGACAGATAACAGACAAGATAGATAAAAATATGATATGTGTAGTGAAGATAAGAGCTATGAAGAAGTATAAAATAAGGTTTGGGGGCTAAAGGGGCACAGAGGAGGGGGTAGCCATGACCATTTTAggagggtggtcagggaaggctgtcagggtggtgacatctgaggcaggaatgctccaggcagaagaactgaactgcaaaggccctgaggttcaTAGGAGTCCCGGGGCTGCTGTTGCTGTGTGCAGAATGGGCTGTGGGGACAAGGGGGAAACAGTGCAAGAACGCAGAACCGACCCAGTTGGTTTGTTCTTGGGGTTGGAGTAGGATTCTGTCTCTGGCCGTCAGCTTCAGGACAGTTTTTTATTCAAGCAACAACTCCTGAGAGGGCCAGCGATGTGTCAGGCACCAAGCTGGGTGCTGGGGAGATAGCCATGAACATGACCCCAGAATCTGTGCTATGATGGAGCTTATACTTTAGTGCGGAGACgcataacaaattaaaaaacctCCAAAGAATATTTACTCATCAGTTGATTTAGCCCACCCTTATGGAGCTCTAGGCactgttctgtgtgtgtgctggagATAACAGCTGTGACAAGACAACCAAAGCCCCTGCCCTCCTGGCTGTAAAATTCTAGTTGGGAAGACagacaagaaagaagaaaataagaaaaatatgcttagtggtccagcggttaagacttcttTCAATGCaaagagggtttccctggtgactcagggtaAAGAATTCGCCCGCGATGCGGGAGACCatgattccatccctgggtcgggaagttcccctggagaagggaatggcaacccactccggtattcttgtctggagaatcccatggacggaggaccctggcgggctacaagtccattgggtcgcaaagagtcagatacaactcagcgactaacacacacacatagattcaCTGATTCTAAGAAGCCACTGGTAATAAGGCGCACCTTTATCTTAAtaactaattaaatatttttcaactaGACTGTAACACGCCACCAGCTGTAAGATACAGCTCCACCCCAGAGTATGAAATTATGGGAAAATGGGTGTTTCAGAAAGGATGAAATAATTCAAGGTGCTCTGACCCGCAGACAATAGAGAACAGCCGCCCAGCTCGGGTGGCATTTATCAGTCGGGGCCACAAGGGGGCGGATTGCGGCGGGAGGGAAGTGGTCCCTGGGCTCCCCGAGGTGCCGGCCGGCCCCGCGCACCGCCGCCTCCTTTCCTTGTCTCTCCGCCCGCAGACAATGCTCCGGAACCGGCGAACCTCGTACCAGGAGCTCTGCGACCACGAGGACTTCCTCACCAAGCTCTCTGGGGaactgatcaagaccatccaggACACAGAGGACGGCGCGGCCCTGAAAGTGCGCATGTTGCTGCAGCAGCAGGACGTCTACACGGTGATTCTCCCCGCCTTGGCCCCGCAGCCCCGCCTTGGCCCCGCAGCCCCGCCTCCGCCCTGAGCCGCCGTCCAGCCCGCGACACCGCCCCTGCCGAGCCCTCGGGCGCCCTCTCCTGCTTTCTCCCGGCCTCTCCCGGCCGGTTGCATAAGCTCCTTCCTCCGTCTGGAAGATAGCATCTTTTACACACTCcgctctccccgccccccgcacccCTACCTGGTCCTTGGAATCAGactgggggtagggtgggggctcATCCCAGTTCAGCACTAGTTAGCTGGAAGGCTCTGAGTCAACCTCTGAGCCCCATACAAGTGGGGCACAACGGAGTTgcacctggcacacaggaggtgtGGGCCCCAGTGTGGGGTTGGGTCTGGGGACTCCTCTGAGGAAGTACTGAATTCTCTGACAGTCCTTGCTTTGGCAGCACCAGTGGAAGCGAGGGTGGTGGGGTGGCAGTGGTGGTGAGCTAACCacccccgctccccaccccccaccccccaccccccaccccccgcaactTCCACAGACCATCACTGACATCTTGGAGTACTCCAACAAGAAGAAGCTGCACCAGATGAAGTGTGAGCTCCAGgaatgggaggagaaggaggaatccAAGATCCACAGTAAGAATATCTCCGCGGATTAGTTGACCCTCACCTGGCTCTCTAGGGGAAGCCATCAGGCCCACCACCTCGCTTCTGAGGCACAAGCCGACTGCTAAGATGGACAGCGACAGCTTGCTTATCACTTAGCATTTGCAGGCCCTATGTGCTTTGTTTTTATGGGCATACTTTCAGTCCTTACAACTCCCTATGAGGCAGgggagtttttcttttctctcattttacggatgaggaaactgaggctaacgGAAGTGAAGTAGCCTGCTGAAAGTTATACAGCTAGGAGCCAGCATCCAATCCCAGCCTGTCTGTTTCCTGCCAAGGttcctctgggagttggtggctaggcaGGTCACTGGTCACAGATTTGTTGAGCctgtggtttttttccccctggtgTGTCAGGCAGCTTCAGACACTTGGGATCCCCTCTGTGGAGGGTGGCAGGATAGACtgccttttttttggctgctcagggtctttgttgcagctcgtggtctttctctagttgcagagcacagactctggagtgcacagggctcagtagttgcagttaggaggcttctctagttgtggtgtgtgggcttagttgctctacagcatgtgggattttagtttcccgaccagggatcaaaccctcatccttgcagattcttaaccactggaccaccagggaagtcccaggatagGCTGTCTTAATCCTGCCCTGTCACCCCATCTCCCCAGGCTTGGTGCCGAGGATTGGGCACCGGGATAGTTTGTTTCCTCTTTTGGGTAGGTTGTTGCTTCTTCTCCTGTGAAGGCAAAGCTCTTTCTGGGGGCTTACCCATCCATCACCTCCCAGCTGTGTTTGGGCTCGTTTCAGCCCAGACCCCCAACCTGATGAGATCAGGAGCGTTCAGGGTGGTACAGCCGTAGACCCAGACCCCAATCCACTGGCTAAGGAGAGCTTTGCTTCTCGGGTGGCCCTGGAGCTGTCCTTGAGGGACAATCCTGCCTTCTGTCCCTCCTGATCTCGTCAGACCTAGAGCAGCAGGTGGAGCAGCTGGATGCCCAGATCAAGAAGGTCCGTGAGCAGGTGAGCTTTGTGAGCACATACAAGGACCACGAGTACCCCATCAAGTTGGTACAGGTGGCCAATCTCGTGCGCCAGCTGCAGCAGGTGAAGGACAGCCAGTTGGTAGGTGAGCCCCTGGTTTTGCCTCACCTGACCTTGTGCGAGGCAGGATTGGTGGCCAACACCTTCCTGCCGACCCCTAGGATGAGCTAGATGAACTCAGTGAGATGTGCAGAATGGTCCTGGCGTCTATGTCCAACCAGattcagaataagaaaaaaaaccttCTGAGGTCTTTGGTGGTGGTGAGTAGCCAGCCACTGTGGCAGGTATCCGggtcctgcccccagccctgctttCTTAACCCTTTCCTCTGCCCTCAGGCCCACCACATGCCCATCTGCTACCCAGGGCAGGGGTAGACACTGGGGCCAGTCTAGGGGGCCAGACTTCTAGGGGGCCCCTTCTAGGGGGCCAGAAGAAGATTTTCCTTCTTCCACAGAAAATCCAGCGTGCCAATCAGGAGACTCTCCTGCAGAAGACCTGGAATACCCAGGTTATACTGAAATACATGGACAAGTTCCGAGAAGTGAGTGGGTGGCGATGGTGGTGGTCCCCCCTGTGCGAGAGCAGGGGGAGTGGGTGGTCCCCAGGACCCTGGGCGGGGTCAGGCTTGTGCTGATCTGGGGCTCACAAGGTCTCTGGTGTTAGTCTTCCTCCTTGGCTGTGCCATTAATGCCACTCATCTTCCATCTGAGAAGAGAGTTTGTCCTGGACTAGGCCTTGCCTCATTAACCAACACCACCAGCCGTGACCCATCGGCAGCATCACCAAGCTTCACCCACACAACCATCACTTTACTATCACTACCCACTCCTTGTCTTCACCTCTTCATTCTCGACATTGACCATCACTCAAGACCATGTTAATGAATTCCATGATCACCACCCTCTCACGGTAATTTTTGTTATCTTGCACCTTTGTCAGTTGTCTGCGTGAATGaccttcatcacctcca
This window contains:
- the C13H20orf96 gene encoding uncharacterized protein C20orf96 homolog isoform X1, yielding MARDFPKRSHSGIGSTVPQFQVPDYVPWQRSKQRARPSTLPPIPQTVKSKRKTWSTVQPGWQSKPTLWMTSQPRNPVELRRGKLDSGKTQATIRLMRTMLRNRRTSYQELCDHEDFLTKLSGELIKTIQDTEDGAALKVRMLLQQQDVYTTITDILEYSNKKKLHQMKCELQEWEEKEESKIHNLEQQVEQLDAQIKKVREQVSFVSTYKDHEYPIKLVQVANLVRQLQQVKDSQLDELDELSEMCRMVLASMSNQIQNKKKNLLRSLVVKIQRANQETLLQKTWNTQVILKYMDKFREFIDRFEEEIPRLRAEMEQLEFQIWEPREIVFADVLLRRSKCTPDMDVVLNIPVEEPLPF
- the C13H20orf96 gene encoding uncharacterized protein C20orf96 homolog isoform X4, translated to MARDFPKRSHSGIGSTVPQFQVPDYVPWQRSKQRARPSTLPPIPQTVKSKRKTWSTVQPGWQSKPTLWMTSQPRNPVELRRGKLDSGKTQATIRLMRTMLRNRRTSYQELCDHEDFLTKLSGELIKTIQDTEDGAALKVRMLLQQQDVYTTITDILEYSNKKKLHQMKCELQEWEEKEESKIHNLEQQVEQLDAQIKKVREQKIQRANQETLLQKTWNTQVILKYMDKFREFIDRFEEEIPRLRAEMEQLEFQIWEPREIVFADVLLRRSKCTPDMDVVLNIPVEEPLPF
- the C13H20orf96 gene encoding uncharacterized protein C20orf96 homolog isoform X3; this translates as MARDFPKRSHSGIGSTVPQFQVPDYVPWQRSKQRARPSTLPPIPQTVKSKRKTWSTVQPGWQSKPTLWMTSQPRNPVELRRGKLDSGKTQATIRLMRTMLRNRRTSYQELCDHEDFLTKLSGELIKTIQDTEDGAALKVRMLLQQQDVYTTITDILEYSNKKKLHQMKCELQEWEEKEESKIHNLEQQVEQLDAQIKKVREQVSFVSTYKDHEYPIKLVQVANLVRQLQQVKDSQLDELDELSEMCRMVLASMSNQIQNKKKNLLRSLVVKIQRANQETLLQKTWNTQVILKYMDKFRESSSLAVPLMPLIFHLRREFVLD
- the C13H20orf96 gene encoding uncharacterized protein C20orf96 homolog isoform X2, which gives rise to MGVFSRPNTLQTQPLWDRLHSPPVPGSGWQSKPTLWMTSQPRNPVELRRGKLDSGKTQATIRLMRTMLRNRRTSYQELCDHEDFLTKLSGELIKTIQDTEDGAALKVRMLLQQQDVYTTITDILEYSNKKKLHQMKCELQEWEEKEESKIHNLEQQVEQLDAQIKKVREQVSFVSTYKDHEYPIKLVQVANLVRQLQQVKDSQLDELDELSEMCRMVLASMSNQIQNKKKNLLRSLVVKIQRANQETLLQKTWNTQVILKYMDKFREFIDRFEEEIPRLRAEMEQLEFQIWEPREIVFADVLLRRSKCTPDMDVVLNIPVEEPLPF